One segment of Desulfosudis oleivorans Hxd3 DNA contains the following:
- a CDS encoding enoyl-CoA hydratase/isomerase family protein, with protein sequence MTYRYLKTRQVNQTLWVEIHNPPVNFIITDMLAEMHHLIRKVSRDDSIRVFILTGGREDSYIMHFSIGELAALTSHLRRLMLHILVRYRLTSALLKYYMTFSNWLMDLFPWYETLMLWQARAIRGYSSGMLLWVQMTRTYFAIERMNKVTIAAINGSCNGGGTEMAACFDFRFMVGDQGFTMGQPEVLVNIVPGGGGTQRLPRLMGRARALELMLRGCQWTPQEARQAGLLTDIFDKAEFVQKVQSFADRMSKRPPVAIDAIKKSVVQGESTTLRHGLSIELEQSVRCFDTKDTEMALKNYLAYIEKNIMTLDHENATTKEIVDLLHKTLDVMENAKIFDRFEGK encoded by the coding sequence ATGACCTACAGGTATCTCAAGACACGACAGGTCAATCAAACCCTGTGGGTGGAGATTCACAACCCGCCGGTCAATTTTATCATCACCGACATGCTGGCCGAGATGCACCACCTGATCAGGAAGGTGAGCAGGGACGATTCAATCCGGGTGTTTATTCTGACCGGAGGCCGGGAAGACTCTTACATCATGCATTTTTCCATTGGCGAGCTTGCGGCCCTGACCTCCCACCTGCGGCGGCTGATGCTGCACATCCTGGTCCGCTATCGGCTCACCAGCGCCCTGCTCAAATATTACATGACCTTTTCCAACTGGCTCATGGACCTGTTCCCCTGGTATGAGACCCTGATGCTGTGGCAGGCCAGGGCCATACGCGGGTACTCGTCGGGTATGTTGCTTTGGGTCCAGATGACGCGCACCTATTTTGCCATCGAACGCATGAATAAGGTGACCATTGCCGCCATCAACGGCTCCTGCAACGGCGGCGGCACCGAGATGGCGGCCTGTTTTGATTTTAGGTTCATGGTGGGGGACCAGGGTTTTACCATGGGCCAGCCCGAGGTGCTGGTCAATATCGTGCCCGGCGGCGGCGGCACCCAGCGGCTGCCCCGGCTGATGGGCCGGGCCAGGGCACTGGAGCTGATGCTGCGCGGTTGCCAGTGGACCCCGCAGGAGGCCAGGCAGGCCGGCCTGCTTACCGACATATTTGACAAGGCGGAATTTGTCCAAAAGGTCCAGTCGTTTGCCGACAGGATGAGCAAGCGGCCTCCTGTGGCCATTGATGCGATCAAAAAATCGGTGGTCCAGGGAGAGAGTACCACGCTGCGCCACGGCCTGAGCATCGAGCTTGAGCAGAGCGTGCGCTGTTTTGACACCAAAGACACCGAGATGGCCCTGAAAAATTATCTGGCATACATTGAAAAGAACATCATGACCCTGGATCATGAAAACGCCACCACCAAAGAGATTGTGGACCTGCTGCACAAGACTCTGGACGTGATGGAAAATGCCAAAATCTTTGACCGGTTCGAGGGGAAATAA
- a CDS encoding saccharopine dehydrogenase family protein produces the protein MKDLGGIMDNQKIVLFGATGYTGKQVAQELVRRGLLPILCGRSREKLESVAAELGGLKTAVVDVADPAGLAALVGKGDILVSTVGPFAKYGTTAVSVAAEKGAVYIDSTGEPSFIARVFETYGPQARSTGATLLTACGYDYIPGNCAAGIALSASGKKAVRVDVGYYSKKKGRVQPLDMSQGTASSLRLAMIDPVKVWQSGKLVEQTGGIRTRTFDLDGQPHPGLTVSCTEHFSLPRVFPELREINTYLGWFAGKTYIMQKAALFQSVAGKIPGYRSLARAALSMLPESTGKGPSPEILQQHQTHVVAETFDEKGRLLARADLVGVDGYSFTAKMMAWAAHRAAVQGFRATGAVGPIEAFDLDGLIEGCEACGLTPSVHLGK, from the coding sequence ATGAAGGATCTGGGAGGCATCATGGACAATCAGAAAATCGTACTTTTTGGCGCTACCGGCTATACCGGAAAGCAGGTGGCCCAGGAGCTGGTCAGGCGGGGCCTTTTGCCGATTCTGTGCGGCCGCAGCCGTGAAAAGCTGGAGTCTGTGGCCGCGGAACTGGGCGGCCTGAAAACCGCGGTTGTCGATGTTGCCGACCCGGCCGGTCTGGCGGCCCTGGTGGGGAAAGGGGATATTCTGGTCTCCACGGTGGGGCCGTTTGCAAAGTACGGCACAACCGCGGTTTCCGTTGCCGCTGAAAAAGGCGCTGTTTATATCGACTCCACCGGTGAACCCTCCTTTATCGCCCGGGTGTTTGAAACTTACGGACCGCAGGCCCGTTCCACCGGCGCCACTCTGCTGACCGCCTGCGGGTACGACTATATTCCGGGCAACTGCGCGGCCGGCATTGCCTTGAGCGCATCGGGCAAGAAGGCGGTGCGGGTGGACGTGGGCTATTATTCAAAAAAGAAGGGCAGGGTCCAGCCCCTTGACATGAGCCAGGGGACCGCCTCTTCCCTTCGTCTGGCCATGATCGATCCCGTCAAGGTATGGCAGTCGGGGAAGCTGGTGGAGCAGACCGGCGGTATCCGCACGCGCACTTTTGATCTGGACGGCCAACCCCATCCCGGTCTGACCGTGTCGTGTACCGAACATTTCTCCCTGCCGCGGGTTTTTCCCGAGCTGCGGGAGATCAATACCTACCTGGGATGGTTTGCCGGCAAAACTTATATCATGCAGAAGGCGGCCCTGTTCCAGTCGGTTGCCGGAAAAATCCCAGGATACCGTTCACTGGCAAGGGCCGCGCTGTCCATGCTGCCGGAGAGCACAGGCAAAGGACCGTCACCGGAAATACTGCAACAGCACCAGACCCACGTGGTGGCTGAAACCTTTGACGAAAAAGGCCGCCTGCTGGCCCGGGCCGATCTTGTGGGTGTTGACGGTTACTCGTTTACGGCGAAAATGATGGCCTGGGCCGCTCACCGGGCCGCCGTCCAGGGGTTTCGGGCCACCGGCGCTGTCGGCCCCATCGAAGCCTTTGACCTGGACGGCCTGATCGAGGGGTGTGAGGCATGCGGATTGACGCCGTCGGTGCATCTGGGAAAATAA
- a CDS encoding HD domain-containing protein, protein MLIRIETIVRGLLENTGGSHDWEHTRRVVGLSRTIGAAEGADMEVVIAAAFLHDIGRNHQDGSNGKICHAQKGARMAEEILENFPLPAERKANILHCVAAHRFRRPPEPETLEAKVVFDADKIDAIGAVGVARAYLFAGELGAKLHNPDIDVEKAPAYSKDDTGFREYRVKLRLIKDRMLTKTGKKMAEARHRFMETFFEQFLTEYSGEV, encoded by the coding sequence ATGCTGATCCGCATCGAGACCATTGTCCGTGGCCTGCTTGAAAACACCGGCGGCAGCCACGACTGGGAACACACCCGCCGGGTAGTGGGCTTAAGCCGTACCATCGGTGCCGCTGAAGGGGCTGATATGGAGGTGGTGATCGCCGCCGCCTTTCTTCATGACATCGGCAGAAACCACCAGGACGGCTCAAATGGAAAGATCTGTCACGCGCAAAAGGGCGCGCGCATGGCTGAAGAGATACTAGAGAATTTCCCCTTGCCTGCCGAGCGGAAGGCAAACATTCTTCACTGTGTGGCGGCCCACCGGTTCCGGCGGCCCCCGGAGCCCGAGACCCTTGAGGCAAAGGTGGTGTTTGACGCGGATAAAATCGACGCCATCGGCGCCGTGGGCGTGGCCCGGGCCTACCTGTTTGCCGGGGAACTGGGCGCGAAACTTCACAATCCCGACATTGATGTGGAAAAGGCCCCGGCTTATTCAAAGGACGACACGGGATTCCGGGAGTACCGGGTGAAGCTTCGGCTGATCAAGGACCGCATGCTCACCAAAACCGGCAAAAAAATGGCCGAGGCCCGCCACCGGTTCATGGAGACCTTTTTTGAGCAGTTCCTTACCGAATACAGCGGTGAGGTTTAA
- the purN gene encoding phosphoribosylglycinamide formyltransferase yields the protein MIRIGALISGSGTNLAAVMRACDAGRIDGKVVFVGSDNPAAAGLEKAANQGIATFVVDYSRILGAFKAKPDSLPLPSDFDLQKTAASLPDKSQSFLKTRAIAEATLLSHMAGHPFDLLILAGFMRNLTPYFIDHVNPDPARPRIMNIHPALLPAFPGTDGYGDTFRYGCKVGGCTVHFIDYGEDTGPIIGQKSFAILPDDTIDTIREKGLKLEWELYPQCIQLFAENRLKIESREIGEKDGEPVTRNVVRAV from the coding sequence ATGATACGAATCGGCGCACTGATTTCAGGCAGTGGCACCAACCTTGCCGCCGTCATGCGGGCCTGCGACGCAGGCCGAATCGACGGTAAAGTGGTGTTTGTCGGATCAGACAACCCGGCGGCCGCCGGCCTTGAAAAGGCGGCAAACCAGGGCATTGCCACTTTTGTGGTGGATTACAGCCGGATCCTCGGAGCTTTCAAGGCAAAGCCCGACAGCCTGCCCCTGCCATCCGATTTTGATCTGCAAAAAACCGCCGCGTCTCTGCCGGACAAAAGCCAGTCCTTTTTAAAAACCAGGGCCATTGCCGAGGCCACCCTGCTGAGCCACATGGCAGGCCACCCTTTTGACCTGCTGATCCTGGCCGGGTTCATGCGTAACCTCACGCCGTACTTTATCGACCATGTCAACCCCGACCCGGCCCGGCCCCGCATCATGAACATTCATCCGGCCCTGCTGCCCGCCTTTCCCGGCACCGACGGCTATGGCGACACCTTTCGCTACGGCTGCAAGGTCGGGGGCTGCACCGTCCACTTTATCGACTACGGTGAAGACACCGGCCCCATCATCGGCCAGAAATCCTTTGCCATTCTGCCGGACGACACCATCGACACCATTCGGGAAAAAGGCCTCAAACTGGAGTGGGAGCTCTACCCCCAATGCATTCAGCTTTTTGCCGAAAACCGGCTTAAAATAGAAAGCCGGGAAATAGGGGAGAAGGACGGAGAACCGGTTACCAGAAACGTGGTGAGGGCGGTTTGA
- the katG gene encoding catalase/peroxidase HPI — MDKDSKRPVVGSTVRGGMSNRDWWPNQLNLSILHQQSNKSNPMGEDFDYAKEFKKLNLAAVKKDLYALMTDSQEWWPADYGHYGGLFIRMAWHSAGTYRMGDGRGGAGSGSQRLAPLNSWPDNANLDKARRLLWPIKKKYGKRISWADLMVLAGNCALESMGFKTFGFAGGREDVWEPETDIYWGAEEEWLATSDKPKSRYSGDRDLENPLAAVQMGLIYVNPEGPDGNPDPVAAGYDVIETFARMAMDPEETVALVAGGHTFGKCHGAGPASHVGPEPEAAPIEAQGLGWKSSFGTGKGGDTITSGIEGAWKPYPTRWDMGYLKVLFKYEWELVKSPAGAYQWLAMDVDEEDMVIDAHDPSKKHRPMMTTADLSLRFDPVLGPIAKRFSKNPKAFADAFARAWFKLTHRDMGPRSRYLGPEVPKKELIWQDPVPAVNHKLIGARDIAALKREILASGLSVSQLVYTAWSSAVTFRGSDKRGGANGARIRLAPQKEWEVNQPAQLKKVLAKLEKIRRAFNSAQSDGKKVSLADLIVLGGCAAIEQAARNAGYKGTVPFKPGRMDATQKQTDAASFAVLEPLADGFRNYLKAKFTVSAEELLIDKARLLTLTAPEMTVLIGGMRVLNANYGQSPHGVFTKRPETLTNDFFVNLLDMGTVWNPAKADDCVFEGRDRQTGALRWTGTRVDLLFGSNSQLRAIAEVYACKDAGEKFVNDFVAVWNKVMNADRFDLA; from the coding sequence ATGGATAAAGACAGCAAACGCCCGGTAGTGGGCTCCACGGTTCGCGGCGGTATGTCCAATCGGGACTGGTGGCCGAACCAGTTGAATCTGAGCATTCTGCATCAGCAGTCGAACAAGAGCAATCCCATGGGCGAGGACTTCGACTACGCGAAGGAGTTCAAAAAACTCAACCTGGCGGCGGTAAAAAAGGACCTTTACGCCCTGATGACCGATTCCCAGGAGTGGTGGCCGGCGGACTATGGCCACTATGGCGGGCTTTTCATTCGCATGGCGTGGCACAGCGCCGGCACTTACCGCATGGGTGACGGCCGCGGCGGCGCGGGCTCCGGCAGTCAGCGGCTGGCACCCTTAAACAGCTGGCCGGACAACGCCAACCTTGACAAGGCCCGGCGCCTGCTCTGGCCCATCAAAAAGAAATACGGCAAACGGATCTCCTGGGCCGACCTCATGGTACTGGCCGGCAACTGCGCCCTGGAGTCCATGGGATTCAAAACCTTTGGCTTTGCCGGCGGGCGTGAAGATGTATGGGAGCCGGAAACCGACATTTACTGGGGGGCTGAAGAGGAATGGCTGGCAACGAGCGACAAGCCCAAGAGTCGGTACAGCGGGGATCGGGATCTGGAAAACCCCCTGGCCGCCGTTCAGATGGGCCTGATTTACGTGAACCCGGAAGGCCCGGACGGCAACCCCGACCCGGTAGCGGCGGGCTATGACGTGATTGAGACCTTCGCGCGCATGGCCATGGACCCTGAAGAGACCGTGGCCCTGGTGGCCGGTGGCCATACATTCGGCAAGTGCCATGGCGCGGGCCCGGCTTCACACGTGGGACCGGAGCCTGAAGCCGCTCCCATCGAAGCGCAGGGTCTCGGCTGGAAGAGCAGCTTCGGCACTGGCAAGGGCGGAGATACCATTACCAGCGGCATTGAGGGGGCCTGGAAGCCGTACCCGACCCGGTGGGACATGGGGTATCTGAAGGTGCTGTTCAAATACGAGTGGGAACTTGTCAAAAGCCCGGCCGGGGCTTACCAGTGGTTGGCCATGGACGTGGACGAAGAAGACATGGTGATCGACGCCCATGACCCGTCAAAAAAGCATCGGCCCATGATGACCACGGCCGACCTGTCGCTGCGCTTTGATCCCGTCCTCGGGCCGATCGCAAAACGGTTCAGCAAGAACCCCAAAGCCTTTGCCGATGCCTTTGCCCGGGCGTGGTTCAAGCTGACCCATCGCGACATGGGACCCCGTTCCCGCTATCTCGGGCCGGAAGTGCCAAAGAAAGAACTGATCTGGCAGGACCCGGTACCGGCGGTGAACCACAAACTGATCGGCGCAAGGGACATCGCGGCCTTGAAACGCGAAATTCTGGCCTCGGGTCTGTCGGTGTCTCAACTGGTCTACACTGCCTGGTCCTCGGCCGTCACGTTCCGAGGCTCGGACAAACGGGGCGGGGCCAATGGGGCCCGCATTCGGTTGGCACCGCAAAAAGAATGGGAAGTCAACCAGCCGGCCCAGTTGAAAAAAGTGCTGGCAAAGCTTGAAAAAATCCGGAGAGCCTTCAACAGCGCCCAGTCTGACGGTAAAAAGGTGTCCCTGGCCGACCTGATTGTGCTGGGCGGGTGCGCCGCCATTGAGCAGGCAGCCAGAAACGCCGGATACAAAGGAACCGTTCCTTTTAAGCCTGGCCGCATGGACGCGACGCAGAAGCAGACCGACGCGGCATCCTTTGCCGTGCTCGAGCCCCTGGCGGACGGTTTCCGTAACTACCTTAAGGCAAAATTTACTGTATCCGCCGAAGAACTGCTGATAGACAAAGCCCGGCTCCTGACCCTGACCGCGCCGGAAATGACGGTGTTGATCGGCGGTATGCGGGTATTGAACGCCAACTACGGGCAGTCCCCCCACGGCGTTTTTACCAAACGGCCAGAGACGCTGACCAATGATTTTTTTGTCAACCTGCTGGATATGGGAACGGTCTGGAACCCGGCAAAGGCGGACGACTGCGTGTTTGAGGGCCGTGACCGGCAAACCGGGGCGCTTAGGTGGACCGGCACCCGGGTTGATCTTCTCTTTGGTTCAAACTCCCAGCTTCGGGCCATCGCGGAAGTCTATGCGTGTAAAGATGCCGGGGAAAAGTTTGTGAATGATTTTGTGGCCGTCTGGAACAAGGTGATGAACGCGGATCGATTTGACCTTGCCTGA
- the gdhA gene encoding NADP-specific glutamate dehydrogenase, translated as MSVIKSVIDKVKHMDPDQKEFHQAVIEVMETLEPTAERHPEFVKNGIYERIVEPERAVQFRVPWVDDKGQVQVNRGFRVQFNNAIGPFKGGIRFHPSVNLGIIKFLGFEQIFKNSLTTLAMGGGKGGSDFDPKGKSDGEIMRFCQAFMRELFRHIGPETDVPAGDIGVGGREIGYMYGYYKKIRNEHTGVLTGKGLEYGGSLIRPEATGYGTVYFASEMLATRGLDFKGKRVAVSGAGNVAQYAIEKVNEMGGTVISVCDSGATIIDEAGIDNDKCCYLMELKNVRRGRVNEYADQYKTVCVESKNVWDVIREQGIKVDVALPCATQNEIDGANAEALVKNGCICVAEGANMPSSPEAVRIFQANNVLYGPGKAANAGGVATSGLEMSQNSSKLSWTREEVDSRLLLIMKGIHKSCLDAAEAYGKKGDYVTGANIAGFVKVAKAMLAYGIV; from the coding sequence ATGTCAGTCATCAAGAGCGTCATCGACAAGGTCAAGCACATGGATCCGGACCAGAAGGAGTTCCACCAGGCCGTCATCGAGGTTATGGAGACACTGGAGCCGACTGCTGAACGTCATCCCGAATTTGTTAAAAACGGTATCTACGAGCGCATCGTGGAACCCGAGCGAGCGGTCCAGTTCCGGGTGCCCTGGGTGGACGACAAAGGCCAGGTCCAGGTCAACCGTGGCTTCCGGGTACAGTTCAACAACGCCATCGGCCCGTTCAAAGGCGGCATCCGTTTTCATCCCTCGGTCAACCTGGGCATCATCAAGTTCCTGGGGTTTGAGCAGATTTTCAAAAATTCCCTCACCACCCTGGCAATGGGCGGTGGCAAGGGCGGTTCCGACTTTGACCCCAAGGGCAAGAGCGACGGTGAGATCATGCGCTTCTGCCAGGCCTTCATGCGGGAGCTCTTCCGGCACATCGGACCGGAGACTGACGTTCCGGCCGGAGACATCGGCGTGGGCGGCCGGGAAATCGGCTACATGTACGGCTATTACAAAAAAATCCGCAACGAACATACCGGCGTGCTCACGGGTAAAGGACTGGAGTACGGCGGCAGCCTGATCCGGCCCGAAGCCACCGGCTACGGCACGGTCTACTTTGCCTCGGAAATGCTCGCGACCCGTGGCCTTGACTTCAAAGGCAAACGAGTGGCGGTAAGCGGGGCGGGCAATGTGGCCCAGTACGCCATTGAAAAGGTCAACGAGATGGGTGGCACGGTGATCTCGGTATGTGATTCCGGCGCCACCATCATTGATGAAGCGGGCATCGACAACGACAAGTGCTGTTATCTCATGGAACTCAAAAACGTCCGCCGGGGACGGGTCAACGAATATGCCGACCAGTACAAAACGGTCTGTGTTGAAAGTAAAAACGTATGGGACGTGATCCGTGAGCAGGGCATTAAAGTGGATGTGGCCCTGCCCTGCGCCACTCAGAACGAGATCGACGGCGCCAATGCCGAGGCCCTGGTGAAAAACGGCTGCATCTGCGTGGCCGAAGGCGCCAACATGCCCTCTTCCCCGGAGGCGGTGCGGATTTTCCAGGCCAACAACGTGCTATACGGTCCGGGCAAGGCGGCCAACGCCGGTGGTGTGGCCACTTCGGGCCTTGAGATGAGTCAGAACAGCTCCAAACTCTCCTGGACCCGGGAAGAGGTGGACAGCCGGCTGCTGCTGATCATGAAGGGCATTCACAAGTCCTGCCTGGACGCCGCCGAAGCCTACGGCAAAAAGGGCGATTATGTCACCGGCGCCAACATTGCCGGCTTTGTAAAGGTGGCCAAGGCCATGCTGGCCTACGGCATCGTGTAA
- a CDS encoding sigma-54-dependent transcriptional regulator yields the protein MSDMAHILIIDDDEGLVHFLRRFFQRKGYDVTACLTGREALAAIPKQSFDLILLDYKMPDINGLDMLAEIRRIEIKTPVILMTAYGTTDLAIETMKLGAYDYLTKPFDRKDLSRIVTEALAVNRQMKERVRIGTGPFTAAEAVDSRSIRMVGHGKQMQEIFKRIGQVAANDVPVLITGESGTGKELVARALYHHSHRNDRPFIAVNCAAIPDNLFESELFGHERGAFTGADRTYIGKMERCDHGTLFLDEISELAPGVQAKLLRALQEGEIERVGGSGPIKVDVRVIAATNRNLEQEIETGGFRKDLYWRLKVITIDLPPLRRRREDIPHLADYFLARFCAEYNRPQCYLSESALTKLTAYSWPGNVRELENCIRRAVLLTAGDVIPDGSLMIPDAETEPLPGDLDTAQLMARLRAMLDDILPQLLKRPGQGLHAHLVEVVETAAITHALDACDNNQVQAAALLGISRNTLRQRLKKQQDPA from the coding sequence ATGAGCGACATGGCACACATACTGATCATCGACGACGACGAAGGGCTGGTCCATTTCCTTCGCCGGTTTTTCCAGCGCAAGGGATACGACGTCACCGCCTGCCTCACCGGCAGGGAGGCCCTGGCCGCCATTCCGAAACAGAGCTTCGACCTGATCCTGCTGGACTACAAGATGCCCGACATCAATGGGCTGGACATGCTGGCTGAAATCCGGCGCATCGAGATAAAAACCCCGGTGATTCTCATGACCGCCTACGGTACCACCGACCTGGCCATTGAGACCATGAAACTGGGGGCCTACGACTACCTGACCAAACCCTTTGACCGCAAGGACCTCTCCCGCATCGTCACCGAGGCCCTGGCCGTAAACCGCCAGATGAAGGAGCGGGTCCGCATCGGCACCGGGCCGTTCACCGCGGCCGAAGCCGTTGATAGCCGGTCCATTCGAATGGTGGGCCACGGCAAACAGATGCAGGAAATCTTCAAACGCATCGGCCAGGTGGCGGCCAATGACGTGCCGGTACTGATCACCGGCGAAAGCGGCACCGGCAAGGAGCTGGTGGCCCGGGCCCTCTACCACCACAGCCACCGCAACGACCGGCCCTTTATCGCGGTCAACTGCGCCGCCATTCCGGACAACCTGTTTGAAAGCGAACTGTTCGGCCACGAGCGGGGCGCCTTTACCGGAGCGGACCGCACCTATATCGGCAAAATGGAGCGGTGCGACCATGGCACCCTGTTTCTCGACGAAATCAGCGAACTTGCTCCCGGCGTTCAGGCCAAGCTGCTGCGGGCCCTTCAGGAAGGGGAGATCGAACGGGTGGGCGGGTCCGGCCCCATCAAGGTGGACGTCCGGGTCATCGCCGCCACCAACCGGAACCTGGAACAGGAGATTGAAACCGGGGGGTTCCGAAAAGACCTTTACTGGCGGCTCAAGGTGATCACCATTGACCTGCCGCCCCTGCGCCGGCGTAGGGAGGACATTCCCCACCTGGCCGACTACTTTCTGGCCCGGTTCTGCGCTGAATACAACCGGCCCCAGTGTTATCTTTCCGAATCAGCGCTGACCAAACTCACCGCCTACTCCTGGCCGGGCAACGTGCGCGAACTTGAAAATTGCATTCGCCGGGCCGTGCTGCTTACCGCCGGGGACGTGATTCCCGACGGCAGTCTCATGATTCCCGATGCCGAAACCGAGCCCCTGCCCGGCGACCTGGACACCGCGCAACTCATGGCCCGGCTGCGGGCCATGCTGGACGACATTCTGCCCCAACTGCTGAAACGACCCGGCCAGGGCCTGCATGCCCACCTTGTGGAGGTGGTCGAAACCGCCGCCATCACCCACGCCCTGGACGCCTGTGACAACAACCAGGTCCAGGCCGCCGCCCTGCTGGGCATCAGCCGCAATACCCTGCGCCAGCGGCTCAAAAAACAGCAGGACCCTGCCTGA
- a CDS encoding sensor histidine kinase: protein MTPRPTQTLRARLLIIFLAVALVPLVIMGWFSITTTEALISRMVLRQLQNLAQDKAALLEHWLGERKADITVMAGTSIVKSMDPALIGPYLELMREKYGVYRDFTLVSASGETVFAMGPAPASGRYAVRPDLFMSDITLLSGERESTFLIAAPVINDAGQLAGTLYGRVGTARIVFFVLNVSLGKTGECYLVDREGRFLAHKDPARIFAENITQTGSFKNIFEKRDGKKAYLDYRGIEVLGTSLRVGGTDWFVVVEQDKAEAFESAKKLKLIVYMTLFLAIAIAMVLTWIVGHHIVRPIRSLSRAAGFIAESRFDQADLKTTRRDEIGMLYRSVENMLAKLKARQEDLEQEVVSKDARIRETDTMLAETRLIAERSEKFAAMGRMGAAVAHEIRTPLTSLKLFLESVQDLARLSAEDQEDFRIAMEQIQRMEGTINRFLDFARPREPVFSEIDMADLVASVVMMIRPLANRQECALHVHTEENLPPVTGDRPLLSETLINLIVNALEATPDHGTVTVSATTDHFEKEGVRTPCVRIDVKDTGHGIAEDRVNTIFEPFFTTKASGTGLGLPLVLHTVESHGGSLRITSKLKEGTTFSVFLPLNFSEPFA from the coding sequence ATGACACCACGCCCCACTCAAACCCTGCGCGCCAGGCTGCTGATTATTTTCCTGGCCGTGGCCCTTGTGCCCCTGGTGATCATGGGGTGGTTTTCCATCACCACCACCGAGGCCCTGATCAGCCGCATGGTACTGCGCCAGCTTCAGAACCTGGCCCAGGACAAGGCGGCCCTGCTGGAGCACTGGCTTGGGGAACGCAAGGCCGACATCACGGTGATGGCCGGAACCTCTATTGTCAAATCCATGGACCCTGCCCTGATCGGGCCTTACCTGGAGCTGATGCGGGAAAAGTACGGGGTGTACCGGGACTTTACCCTGGTGTCGGCCTCCGGGGAGACGGTTTTTGCCATGGGGCCGGCCCCTGCTTCAGGCCGGTACGCGGTGCGGCCCGACCTGTTCATGTCCGATATTACTTTGTTGTCCGGCGAAAGAGAATCCACCTTTCTGATTGCCGCGCCGGTAATCAACGACGCCGGCCAACTGGCCGGCACCCTGTACGGCCGGGTGGGCACGGCCCGCATCGTTTTTTTCGTTCTCAACGTCTCCCTGGGCAAAACCGGGGAGTGCTACCTGGTGGACCGGGAGGGCCGCTTCCTGGCGCACAAGGACCCGGCCCGCATCTTTGCGGAAAACATTACCCAGACCGGCAGCTTTAAAAACATCTTTGAAAAGCGGGACGGCAAAAAGGCCTACCTGGACTACCGGGGCATTGAGGTGCTGGGCACATCCCTGCGGGTTGGCGGCACCGACTGGTTTGTCGTGGTGGAGCAGGACAAGGCCGAGGCCTTTGAAAGCGCGAAAAAGCTCAAGCTGATCGTCTACATGACCCTTTTTCTGGCCATTGCCATTGCCATGGTGCTGACCTGGATCGTGGGCCATCACATTGTCCGGCCCATTCGCAGCCTGAGCCGGGCCGCCGGTTTTATCGCCGAGTCCCGGTTTGACCAGGCGGATTTGAAAACCACCCGGCGCGACGAAATCGGCATGCTCTACCGGTCTGTCGAAAACATGCTGGCAAAGCTCAAGGCCCGACAGGAGGACCTGGAGCAGGAGGTGGTGTCAAAGGACGCCCGCATTCGGGAAACCGACACCATGCTTGCCGAGACCCGGCTGATTGCCGAGCGGTCTGAAAAGTTTGCCGCCATGGGCCGCATGGGCGCGGCCGTGGCCCACGAAATCCGGACTCCGCTGACCTCCCTCAAGCTTTTCCTGGAGTCCGTTCAGGACCTGGCCCGGCTCTCTGCCGAAGACCAGGAGGATTTTCGCATCGCCATGGAGCAAATTCAGCGCATGGAGGGCACCATCAACCGGTTTCTGGATTTTGCCCGGCCCAGGGAACCGGTGTTTTCGGAAATCGATATGGCCGACCTGGTCGCCAGCGTGGTGATGATGATCAGGCCCCTGGCCAATCGCCAGGAGTGCGCGCTTCATGTCCACACGGAAGAAAACCTGCCGCCTGTCACCGGGGACCGGCCCCTGCTTTCCGAAACCCTGATCAACCTGATCGTCAACGCCCTGGAGGCCACGCCGGACCACGGCACCGTGACCGTCTCAGCTACAACCGACCATTTTGAAAAGGAGGGCGTCCGCACCCCGTGCGTTCGCATTGATGTCAAGGACACAGGCCACGGCATTGCCGAAGATCGTGTCAATACGATCTTTGAGCCTTTTTTCACCACAAAGGCGTCCGGCACTGGACTGGGCCTGCCCCTTGTGTTACATACTGTCGAAAGTCACGGCGGCTCCCTGCGTATCACAAGCAAGTTAAAGGAAGGAACAACCTTTTCCGTTTTTCTTCCCCTGAATTTTTCGGAACCGTTTGCATGA